One genomic region from Chlamydiales bacterium STE3 encodes:
- a CDS encoding putative eucaryotic stearoyl-CoA 9-desaturase (Product derived from UniProtKB/Trembl:Q6MBS0): protein MMINTRNFNWGPGLFLILYQILFLTALPFYFYYNIPSTGLILSTVILFFLTGLSITGGYHRYYSHRCYKLSKPAEAVVLFFATMAGQGSALRWAYDHRMHHAFVDTDKDPYSIKKGFWYAHFLWILEKPKPIDPKVVSDLLENPLVVWQDRFAARGMFVTNFLAFLFVGWLLNDYLGAFFIALWARLFLLHHFTWFINSLAHTWGDKPFSQEQSAVNNYVISLVTFGEGYHNYHHTFANDYRNGIRWYHFDPTKWMIWTLSKFKIATNLRKIDDASIKKRLIIEHKRLLLKKLSSIWTAKKGELEEKVNALSERLLEKIARANELKSRFQRYQSECTPKEMLMELRADLSKHSKSLKRDFALWWSLSRDIMNLKSLRN, encoded by the coding sequence ATGATGATAAATACAAGAAATTTTAACTGGGGGCCTGGGCTCTTTTTAATTCTCTATCAAATCCTTTTTCTCACCGCTCTCCCCTTCTATTTTTATTACAACATTCCCTCTACTGGCCTCATTCTATCCACAGTCATTTTATTTTTTTTAACAGGTCTCAGCATCACTGGAGGCTACCATCGCTACTATTCTCATCGTTGTTACAAGTTGTCTAAGCCGGCGGAAGCCGTGGTGCTTTTTTTCGCAACAATGGCAGGCCAAGGAAGCGCACTAAGATGGGCATACGACCACCGCATGCATCATGCCTTTGTCGACACGGATAAAGACCCTTATTCCATCAAGAAAGGATTTTGGTATGCACATTTCCTGTGGATTTTAGAAAAACCCAAACCGATCGACCCCAAAGTCGTTTCCGATTTACTAGAAAATCCACTGGTTGTTTGGCAGGATCGCTTTGCAGCAAGAGGAATGTTCGTTACAAACTTTCTTGCATTTCTTTTTGTGGGCTGGCTGCTCAACGACTATTTGGGAGCATTCTTTATAGCTCTTTGGGCAAGACTTTTTCTTCTCCATCATTTTACTTGGTTTATCAATTCTCTTGCACATACATGGGGTGACAAACCCTTCAGTCAAGAACAATCAGCAGTAAACAACTATGTGATTTCTTTGGTCACTTTCGGAGAAGGTTACCACAATTACCACCATACTTTTGCAAATGATTACCGCAACGGCATTCGCTGGTACCATTTTGACCCAACAAAGTGGATGATTTGGACTCTTAGCAAATTTAAAATCGCTACAAATTTAAGAAAAATAGATGATGCTAGCATTAAAAAACGCCTCATTATTGAGCACAAAAGACTTTTACTTAAAAAACTCAGCAGTATATGGACTGCAAAAAAAGGTGAGTTAGAGGAAAAAGTCAACGCTCTTTCGGAACGGCTTCTTGAAAAGATTGCCCGTGCTAATGAATTAAAATCACGTTTTCAACGCTACCAAAGCGAATGCACGCCCAAAGAAATGCTTATGGAGCTAAGAGCAGATCTTTCTAAACATAGCAAAAGCCTTAAAAGAGATTTTGCGCTCTGGTGGTCACTTTCTAGAGATATCATGAATTTAAAATCTTTAAGAAATTAG
- a CDS encoding Ribosomal RNA small subunit methyltransferase I (Product derived from UniProtKB/Swiss-Prot:Q9KGL2;Gene name derived from UniProtKB/Swiss-Prot:Q9KGL2;EC number derived from UniProtKB/Swiss-Prot:Q9KGL2) codes for MLFLVATPIGNLSDITFRAIETLKSCDLILCEDTRHTLKLLNHYEIKKPLYAYHKFNESATLEKIIIKLKEGNAICLVSDAGTPLIADPGYVLLQRCIQESIEVTALPGPCAAINALILSGFDSRRFQFVGFLPKQQKELIKALQEYIPYPGVTLGYESPERITKTVTILSEIAPQLSIAIARELTKKFEQVLRGTALEVVNQLHQTPIKGECILLLQGQPSSIDYSDLSIEEHIQQIEKAFSLSRKEAIKIVAEQRHSPKRNIYKEALKTKQV; via the coding sequence GTGCTTTTTCTTGTTGCAACTCCTATTGGCAATTTGTCTGATATAACCTTTCGAGCGATCGAGACACTCAAATCGTGTGATCTTATCCTTTGTGAAGATACCCGCCACACGTTGAAACTTTTAAATCATTATGAAATTAAAAAGCCTCTTTACGCTTACCATAAGTTTAATGAAAGCGCAACACTGGAAAAAATCATCATTAAACTGAAAGAGGGCAACGCAATTTGCCTAGTAAGCGACGCCGGAACCCCGCTTATTGCAGACCCTGGCTATGTTCTGCTACAGCGTTGCATTCAGGAATCAATCGAAGTTACAGCTTTGCCAGGGCCCTGTGCAGCGATTAACGCCCTCATTCTTTCAGGCTTTGATTCTCGACGTTTTCAATTTGTTGGATTTTTACCCAAACAGCAAAAAGAGCTTATCAAAGCGCTACAAGAGTATATCCCCTACCCTGGAGTCACCTTAGGCTACGAGTCTCCGGAAAGAATCACCAAAACTGTCACCATACTTAGTGAAATTGCCCCCCAACTTTCTATCGCTATTGCTCGTGAACTGACAAAAAAATTTGAACAGGTGTTAAGAGGGACAGCGCTTGAGGTTGTCAATCAATTGCATCAAACTCCTATTAAGGGAGAGTGCATTTTGCTACTTCAAGGCCAACCAAGTTCAATAGATTATTCCGATCTTTCCATTGAAGAGCATATTCAGCAAATTGAAAAAGCTTTTTCCCTTTCGCGAAAAGAAGCCATAAAAATCGTTGCAGAGCAAAGACATAGTCCTAAAAGAAATATCTACAAAGAAGCGCTAAAAACAAAACAAGTTTAG
- a CDS encoding Uncharacterized protein (Product derived from UniProtKB/Trembl:F8KY83) encodes MNRILLTVGAALGLLCQASTAEAIIASVKSTGMAATAVAYPQDALTAAYNPAGNAEIGNRLDMGITWAHDRGRATIRGNQAPPFIGTVNGSFNGYKTANFYSPDFGVNKTFGDDCQYAIGFLVYNRNQSKTTYNTAFPLIGTSHLGLEYVHEQLGPVFAWKVHDCFNVGVSLNYNIQRLKVNGVQNFDNAFRSKYPGHVTNRGYSYSSALGVTIGAQWKILPELTIGGVYQPETKMRRFKKYKGFIAQKGKFNIPERWLVGIAWRFMPCATLAFDVEHNRWRHIKALHNSLLNGDQIELLGSKKGPGFGWRNQTFYRVGVDFAVTDNLIVRAGFRHVNAPIPKKETVVNQLTLDTVRDVITAGATYMFDECYEVSSFFAWGLRHHISGKNSIPNTPFGGGEANLKQQKYALGISLGLNY; translated from the coding sequence ATGAATCGAATTCTACTTACAGTAGGTGCAGCATTAGGTCTCTTATGCCAAGCCTCAACAGCAGAAGCTATTATTGCTAGCGTTAAATCGACTGGTATGGCTGCTACAGCTGTGGCATATCCACAAGATGCTCTTACAGCCGCTTACAACCCCGCAGGCAATGCTGAAATTGGCAATCGTCTTGACATGGGTATCACTTGGGCCCACGATCGTGGCCGTGCTACCATCAGAGGTAACCAAGCACCTCCTTTTATCGGCACCGTAAATGGCTCATTTAACGGTTACAAAACAGCGAACTTTTATTCACCAGATTTTGGTGTAAATAAAACTTTTGGAGATGACTGCCAATACGCAATCGGGTTTCTTGTCTATAATCGCAATCAAAGTAAAACAACTTATAACACAGCTTTTCCTCTTATTGGCACAAGCCATTTAGGATTAGAGTATGTCCATGAACAGCTTGGACCTGTTTTTGCTTGGAAAGTGCACGACTGCTTTAATGTTGGCGTCTCTCTTAACTACAATATTCAACGTCTTAAAGTAAACGGCGTACAAAACTTTGACAACGCTTTTCGCTCAAAATATCCAGGCCACGTTACAAATCGAGGCTATAGTTACTCTTCTGCTTTAGGTGTTACTATTGGCGCACAATGGAAAATCCTGCCTGAGTTAACGATTGGTGGCGTCTACCAGCCAGAAACAAAAATGCGCCGTTTTAAAAAGTATAAGGGATTTATTGCTCAAAAAGGCAAATTCAACATCCCAGAACGTTGGTTAGTAGGGATCGCTTGGCGCTTTATGCCATGCGCAACACTTGCTTTTGACGTTGAGCATAATCGATGGCGCCATATTAAAGCGCTGCACAATTCCCTACTTAACGGTGATCAAATAGAATTACTTGGTTCGAAAAAAGGCCCAGGGTTTGGTTGGAGAAATCAAACGTTTTACCGTGTTGGCGTTGATTTCGCAGTCACAGATAATCTAATCGTTCGCGCAGGCTTTAGACACGTGAACGCTCCTATCCCTAAAAAAGAGACAGTTGTAAACCAGCTTACCTTAGATACAGTTAGAGATGTCATCACTGCTGGGGCAACTTATATGTTCGATGAATGTTACGAAGTTTCCTCATTCTTTGCTTGGGGTCTTAGACATCATATTAGTGGCAAAAACTCCATCCCAAATACTCCATTTGGCGGTGGTGAAGCGAACTTGAAGCAACAGAAATATGCCCTTGGCATATCTTTGGGCTTGAACTACTAG
- a CDS encoding 60 kDa chaperonin 3 (Product derived from UniProtKB/Swiss-Prot:Q6MBR6;Gene name derived from UniProtKB/Swiss-Prot:Q6MBR6): MSSTPKEIIFDEEAREKLANGIKKLADVVAFTLGPKGRNVGLEKSWGAPNITNDGNSIVKDITLEDTYENMGVAMAKEVAQKIKEVCGDGTTTGTLLLRALVDNGIRQISSGASPIIIKRGMDKAVEAIIKEIEKSAIPIKDSNEIRNIATVSASGNEDIGAIISEAMEKVGKSGVITIEEAKGTATSIEVVEGMQFDRGYISPYFCTNSEKMTVEMQNANLLIVDKKINNIHELLPVLQAVASSGKQLLIIAEDIEGDALSTLVVNKLRGTLKIAAVKSPGFGDRRKAMLEDISILTNATVIAEDTGMSLKEITPEALGSAEKITISKEHTIIVNGAGSAEKIQARVKQIENEISNTKSSYDKEKLEERKAKLSGGVAVIHVGAATEPELKQRKQMYEDSLNSTRAALEQGVVPGGGVALLHASQIIKNLNLEGDEALGAKIVALACEAPIKQIASNTGFDGSIILSEILQAKNPSVGFNALKEKVEDLLAAGVIDPAKVVINTLTHAASVAGIVLISEALIADAKEEDEE, translated from the coding sequence ATGTCTTCAACACCAAAAGAAATTATTTTTGACGAAGAAGCACGCGAAAAACTAGCGAATGGCATAAAAAAACTCGCTGATGTTGTCGCTTTTACACTGGGGCCAAAAGGGCGCAATGTAGGGCTTGAAAAAAGCTGGGGCGCTCCAAATATCACTAACGATGGCAATAGCATTGTTAAGGACATTACGCTTGAAGACACCTATGAAAATATGGGTGTTGCGATGGCCAAAGAAGTTGCACAAAAAATCAAAGAAGTCTGCGGAGACGGAACAACAACAGGCACACTCCTTTTAAGAGCTCTTGTTGACAACGGCATTCGACAAATTTCCTCCGGAGCAAGCCCTATCATTATCAAAAGAGGCATGGACAAAGCTGTTGAAGCCATCATTAAAGAAATCGAAAAAAGCGCAATTCCAATAAAAGACTCCAATGAAATCCGCAACATTGCCACTGTTTCAGCTTCAGGCAATGAAGACATTGGCGCTATCATTTCTGAAGCGATGGAAAAAGTTGGCAAATCAGGGGTAATTACTATTGAAGAAGCCAAAGGAACAGCCACTTCAATCGAAGTTGTAGAGGGAATGCAATTTGATCGCGGGTACATCAGCCCCTATTTCTGCACGAATTCAGAAAAGATGACTGTAGAGATGCAAAATGCCAACCTTTTAATCGTGGATAAAAAAATTAACAATATTCACGAACTTCTCCCTGTTCTTCAGGCAGTTGCATCTTCAGGCAAACAGCTACTAATCATCGCCGAAGATATTGAAGGGGATGCTCTTTCTACCCTCGTTGTCAACAAACTAAGAGGTACCTTAAAGATTGCTGCTGTAAAATCTCCAGGCTTTGGAGACCGCCGCAAAGCAATGCTTGAAGACATTTCTATTCTAACAAATGCTACCGTCATCGCAGAAGATACCGGAATGTCACTTAAAGAGATCACCCCAGAAGCTTTAGGTTCGGCTGAAAAAATCACCATTAGCAAAGAACATACGATTATTGTCAATGGAGCTGGCTCTGCAGAAAAGATTCAGGCCCGTGTGAAACAGATTGAAAATGAGATCAGCAATACAAAAAGTTCTTATGATAAGGAAAAACTAGAAGAGCGTAAAGCCAAGTTAAGTGGCGGGGTTGCTGTGATTCATGTTGGTGCTGCCACAGAGCCTGAGCTCAAGCAACGCAAACAAATGTATGAAGATAGTCTCAATTCTACGCGTGCTGCGCTAGAACAAGGCGTTGTTCCTGGTGGAGGTGTTGCTCTACTGCATGCAAGCCAGATAATCAAAAACCTTAACTTGGAAGGTGATGAAGCGCTGGGAGCTAAAATTGTCGCTTTAGCATGCGAAGCGCCTATCAAACAAATCGCTTCTAACACGGGCTTTGATGGATCGATTATTCTTTCTGAAATCCTTCAAGCTAAAAACCCAAGCGTTGGCTTTAATGCGCTTAAGGAAAAAGTAGAAGATTTACTGGCAGCAGGAGTTATCGATCCTGCGAAAGTTGTGATCAATACTCTTACCCATGCAGCTTCCGTTGCAGGAATTGTTCTCATCTCCGAAGCTTTAATTGCTGATGCTAAAGAAGAAGACGAGGAGTAG
- a CDS encoding Uncharacterized protein (Product derived from UniProtKB/Trembl:D6YRR2;Gene name derived from UniProtKB/Trembl:D6YRR2), whose translation MQPNVYFVGSGKGGVGKSTISASLAITIAEMGYKVGILDADLYGPSQPIMFGLRSLSPRILRSSQGEEKAVPFFKFGVKILSIGFFLEEARSLAWRGPMLHGALEKMIHDASWGDLDYLIVDLPPGTGDIPISLAKLLDVKGSLVVTTPQEVAVVDAVKAINSFQQLNVPLVGVIENMAGFTVPETGKTYAIFGEGKGEELAMRFQTNFLGSIPLIEEIRIGGDEGYPAAYRQGSAYPYFKKISESFLNVIGGSL comes from the coding sequence ATGCAACCTAACGTTTATTTTGTCGGATCTGGAAAAGGAGGTGTTGGCAAATCTACTATTTCGGCAAGTTTAGCGATTACGATAGCCGAAATGGGTTATAAGGTTGGTATATTAGATGCAGATTTATACGGCCCTTCGCAGCCGATTATGTTTGGCTTAAGAAGCCTCTCTCCGCGAATTCTTCGAAGCTCTCAAGGGGAAGAGAAAGCTGTCCCTTTTTTCAAATTTGGTGTCAAAATTCTCTCAATTGGTTTTTTTCTTGAAGAGGCGCGTTCTTTAGCTTGGAGAGGGCCGATGCTGCATGGGGCTCTGGAAAAAATGATTCATGATGCTTCATGGGGAGATTTAGACTACCTTATTGTTGACCTCCCCCCTGGGACAGGCGATATTCCGATCTCTCTCGCAAAACTTTTAGATGTAAAGGGCTCTCTTGTTGTAACAACGCCTCAAGAAGTTGCCGTGGTCGATGCTGTAAAAGCAATTAACTCATTTCAGCAATTAAATGTGCCTCTTGTTGGAGTTATTGAAAACATGGCGGGATTTACGGTTCCGGAAACGGGAAAAACTTATGCCATTTTCGGAGAAGGCAAAGGCGAGGAGCTGGCGATGCGTTTTCAAACAAATTTTCTAGGTAGTATTCCTTTAATAGAAGAAATTCGTATTGGTGGGGATGAAGGTTATCCCGCTGCCTACCGGCAAGGAAGTGCTTACCCTTACTTCAAAAAAATCAGTGAATCTTTTCTCAATGTGATAGGTGGGAGCCTTTAA
- a CDS encoding hypothetical protein (Product derived from UniProtKB/Swiss-Prot:P56132;Uncharacterized protein HP_0274), which yields MTHPLKLIKNQEPWYSQGLSFQCTGCGKCCTGFPGYVWLEEEEIVRIAQFLNLTVEDFANKYLRVVNNRVSLRENAGNFDCVFFKDKQCSVYKVRPTQCRTYPFWKQNLTSKETWEQVATECEGVRDHYPKISKEIIEQNLHAT from the coding sequence ATGACACACCCTTTGAAATTAATTAAAAACCAGGAACCATGGTATAGCCAAGGGCTATCTTTCCAATGCACAGGCTGCGGGAAATGCTGCACAGGTTTTCCAGGTTATGTGTGGTTGGAAGAAGAAGAAATTGTTAGAATAGCCCAATTTTTAAACCTAACAGTTGAAGACTTTGCAAATAAATATTTACGCGTGGTCAACAATCGTGTTTCTTTAAGAGAAAATGCAGGTAATTTTGATTGTGTTTTTTTTAAAGATAAACAATGTTCTGTCTATAAAGTCAGGCCGACCCAGTGCCGTACCTATCCCTTTTGGAAGCAAAATCTAACTTCTAAAGAAACGTGGGAGCAAGTAGCTACCGAATGCGAAGGTGTGAGAGATCATTATCCAAAAATCTCTAAAGAGATTATCGAGCAGAATTTACATGCAACCTAA
- a CDS encoding putative sodium-dependent transporter YhdH (Product derived from UniProtKB/Swiss-Prot:O07577;Gene name derived from UniProtKB/Swiss-Prot:O07577) — translation MQKPREHWSNQLGFILAAAGSAIGLGTLWKVPYVIGQNGGGLFVLIYVFCIFFIGIPVFIAELMLGRKTQRAAVGTFVTLSHNSALWKIPGWLGVISAFMIMSFYSVVAGWGLNYIFMCLNQFYSQLSPSEISQVFARLESSGDITLFWNFLFTALTIGLVYPGVREGIEYWSKFMTSSLFVLLVILCSYSITLDGFDEAVRFIFYPDFSNFKVSGALEALGLSFFTLSLGQGVMLTYGSYMRRSEDIPKTSAIIGLSITGASILAGLMIFPIIFTFGFKPQEGPGLVFKTLPLLFGKLPGSLILSVSFFTLFTFAALTSAIALVEVVAANFIDLFGWNRKKAVLITGMGTLVFGIPSALAKTNWLFANWQVIYGKNFFETVDNLVSVWLLSIGGLMIALFTGWKLDKELIKEEFQQGTVFKWLFAPWLFFIRWIVPIAILLIIAHSTELIDIDYWATHTKSLVNSRF, via the coding sequence ATGCAAAAACCACGTGAACACTGGAGCAATCAACTAGGCTTTATCCTTGCAGCAGCAGGGTCTGCAATAGGTCTAGGAACTCTTTGGAAAGTCCCTTATGTGATTGGGCAAAACGGAGGAGGACTTTTCGTTTTAATTTATGTTTTTTGCATTTTTTTTATTGGCATTCCTGTTTTTATTGCTGAATTGATGCTAGGAAGAAAAACTCAGAGAGCAGCTGTCGGCACGTTTGTCACATTAAGTCATAATTCTGCATTATGGAAAATCCCGGGCTGGCTAGGAGTCATCTCAGCTTTTATGATTATGTCCTTTTACAGCGTTGTTGCAGGCTGGGGATTAAATTACATCTTCATGTGCTTGAATCAATTCTATAGCCAACTCTCCCCCTCTGAAATCAGCCAAGTTTTTGCCAGATTGGAGTCTTCTGGCGATATTACCCTTTTTTGGAATTTTCTATTTACGGCTTTAACGATTGGGTTAGTCTACCCAGGAGTCCGTGAAGGGATCGAGTACTGGAGCAAATTCATGACCTCGAGCCTTTTTGTGCTTCTTGTGATTCTCTGCAGCTATAGCATCACCCTGGACGGATTTGATGAGGCTGTACGCTTCATCTTTTACCCTGATTTTTCCAATTTTAAAGTCTCTGGAGCATTAGAAGCACTTGGCCTTTCATTCTTTACATTAAGCCTTGGACAAGGAGTGATGCTGACTTACGGCAGCTATATGCGCCGCAGTGAGGATATTCCTAAAACAAGTGCTATTATTGGTTTAAGCATCACCGGAGCTTCTATTTTAGCAGGCTTAATGATTTTTCCTATTATTTTTACCTTTGGTTTTAAACCTCAGGAAGGCCCTGGACTGGTCTTTAAGACCTTGCCACTTCTCTTTGGAAAGTTACCCGGCTCCCTTATTCTATCAGTGAGCTTTTTCACCCTCTTTACTTTTGCAGCATTAACTTCCGCTATCGCACTTGTCGAAGTTGTGGCCGCTAACTTTATCGACTTATTTGGTTGGAATCGCAAAAAAGCTGTCCTTATTACTGGAATGGGCACATTAGTTTTTGGCATTCCGAGTGCTCTTGCAAAGACAAATTGGCTATTTGCTAACTGGCAGGTTATTTATGGAAAAAACTTTTTTGAAACAGTCGATAACCTAGTTTCTGTCTGGCTTCTTTCCATCGGAGGATTAATGATCGCCCTTTTTACAGGATGGAAACTTGATAAAGAATTAATAAAAGAGGAGTTCCAACAAGGAACTGTTTTTAAGTGGCTTTTTGCCCCATGGCTGTTTTTTATTAGATGGATTGTACCTATCGCTATTTTGCTGATTATTGCACATTCTACAGAGCTCATTGATATAGACTACTGGGCAACACACACAAAATCTCTCGTAAATTCTAGGTTTTAA
- a CDS encoding Phosphoglucomutase (Product derived from UniProtKB/Swiss-Prot:P18159;Gene name derived from UniProtKB/Swiss-Prot:P18159;EC number derived from UniProtKB/Swiss-Prot:P18159), with translation MNISVDLQQMDLETQKNITSWLNGKYDDETKESIQKLLKDQPQEAVDAFYKTLSFGTGGMRGIMGVGTNRMNLYTIQTATQGLANYLLTQISENERHSVFIGFDSRHHSQEFAETAAKVLAGNNIHVYLCQDLRPTPLVSFGCRFKKCTAAIMITASHNPPEYNGYKVYWADGGQVLPPHDIGIVDEVNKITDLSQIHLLENLDSPLIEMVEEEIDDAYLEAISTLQLYPQQNKSKGAELKVIYTSLHGTGITLAPRALSMWGFTNLSFVDQQIIPNGDFPTAHYPNPEEKAALSEGIKVLQEKKADLLIATDPDADRVGIVVQHQGESVILTGNQVACIVLQHICEALKDQGKIDDKTAFVKTIVTTELFRKIAEHFGGTCFDVLTGFKYIAEKIRAWELADTYNYIFGGEESYGYLMGTFARDKDAILSSALICQIALKAKLENKTCVDLLHEIYQTYGIYWNKLRSINFEESKEGQEEMKQSMVFLRQKKVHELQGTQVVRIDDYLSSESHLLADNSIEKLALPTSDVLVFWLDTGSKVMVRPSGTEPKVKLYCEVLNSSFSSIKEGEKEAEEQAVQLLNAIEKLLKPSP, from the coding sequence ATGAATATATCTGTCGATTTACAGCAAATGGATTTAGAAACGCAAAAAAATATCACCTCCTGGTTGAATGGCAAATATGATGACGAGACGAAAGAATCCATTCAAAAACTCCTGAAGGATCAACCTCAGGAAGCTGTCGATGCATTTTACAAGACATTGTCGTTTGGAACGGGCGGCATGAGAGGCATCATGGGTGTCGGAACTAACCGCATGAACCTCTACACAATTCAAACGGCGACACAAGGGCTTGCCAACTACCTCCTTACCCAAATTTCTGAGAATGAACGCCATTCTGTTTTTATTGGTTTTGATTCCAGGCACCATTCTCAGGAGTTTGCAGAAACCGCAGCGAAAGTTCTCGCAGGAAATAATATTCATGTTTATCTCTGCCAAGATCTAAGGCCGACGCCCCTTGTCTCATTTGGTTGCCGCTTTAAAAAATGCACAGCAGCAATCATGATAACAGCCTCGCACAATCCTCCTGAATACAATGGATACAAAGTTTATTGGGCTGATGGGGGCCAAGTTTTACCTCCACATGATATAGGGATTGTCGATGAAGTAAATAAAATTACAGACCTTAGTCAGATTCATCTACTAGAAAACCTCGATTCCCCCTTGATAGAAATGGTTGAAGAAGAAATTGACGATGCGTACTTGGAGGCGATTTCTACTCTTCAGCTTTATCCTCAGCAAAATAAATCCAAGGGAGCGGAACTTAAAGTTATCTATACGAGTTTGCATGGGACAGGTATTACCCTGGCACCTCGAGCCCTAAGTATGTGGGGATTTACTAATTTAAGTTTTGTTGACCAACAAATCATTCCTAATGGTGATTTCCCAACAGCCCACTATCCAAACCCGGAAGAGAAGGCAGCTCTTAGTGAAGGCATTAAAGTCTTGCAAGAAAAAAAGGCCGATCTTTTGATCGCAACAGACCCTGATGCCGACAGAGTAGGCATTGTCGTTCAACACCAAGGCGAAAGCGTCATTCTAACGGGTAACCAAGTAGCGTGTATTGTCCTCCAACATATTTGTGAAGCATTGAAAGATCAGGGAAAAATTGATGATAAAACGGCTTTTGTCAAAACAATCGTTACCACAGAGCTCTTCAGAAAAATTGCCGAACACTTTGGGGGGACCTGCTTTGACGTCCTAACAGGATTTAAGTACATTGCTGAAAAAATCAGAGCATGGGAATTAGCAGATACCTACAACTATATTTTTGGAGGTGAAGAATCGTATGGTTACTTGATGGGTACCTTTGCACGTGATAAAGACGCCATTTTATCCTCGGCCCTTATTTGCCAGATTGCTCTAAAGGCTAAATTAGAAAATAAAACCTGTGTTGATCTCCTCCATGAGATCTACCAAACTTATGGCATTTATTGGAATAAACTCCGTTCTATCAACTTTGAAGAAAGTAAGGAAGGACAGGAAGAGATGAAGCAGTCTATGGTTTTCTTACGTCAAAAGAAGGTACACGAGCTGCAAGGGACTCAAGTTGTGCGGATAGATGATTATCTTTCTTCTGAGAGCCATCTTTTAGCTGACAATTCAATCGAAAAACTGGCACTACCTACTTCTGATGTTCTGGTTTTCTGGCTAGACACAGGCAGCAAAGTGATGGTACGGCCCTCTGGAACCGAGCCCAAGGTTAAACTTTACTGCGAAGTCCTCAACAGTTCTTTTTCTTCTATTAAGGAAGGCGAGAAAGAGGCGGAAGAGCAGGCCGTGCAATTATTGAATGCTATCGAAAAATTGCTTAAACCCTCGCCGTGA